DNA from Chloroflexota bacterium:
AATTGAAAGTCCATCTTTCGACTCCTTAGTTTCTTATCAGTGCCGCCTGGGTATTTTATGTCGTCATTAGTTTTTTTACAATATAAACGGGCTTGTTTAACAATCTATTCCGAAATCCTTGCTATCGACTTAAGACTTTTGTTAAGCTGTGGAAAGCACGCGCGGGAAAGGAGGCAAAAAATGAAACTGGTGACTTTCGAGGTTGTTACCGCTGTAGGGCCGGCGCAACGCATCGGGGCGATAAGCCAGGGGAAGATAATTGATCTCAACATGAGCTACACGTGCTATTTGGCGGACAAGCGTGGCAGCCACCGAGCTTATGAGATAGCTTCAGCAGTATTGCCACCCGACATGACTGCTTTTTTCCGCAGTGGGCAGGAGGGCAGAGAGGCAGCCGAGACAGCTATTGACTACGTGGCAAAGCAGCGGTCGAAAACGCCTATCATGGGGCCGAGGGGTGAAAAGATGGTCTATGAGATGGTGGAAGTCAGGCTCAAAGCTCCGGTGCCCCGACCCAACTCTCTTCGAGACTACATCACCTTCGAAGGCCATGTTACCTTCTCTGGGCTGAAGCAGGTGGATAAGGCTTGGTATGAGATGCCTGTGTGTTATAAAGGTAATCCCGACACGGTTATCGGCCCAGAAGAAACCATCCCCTGGCCCAGTTACACTGACCTGCTAGACTACGAACTAGAATACGGCATCTACATAGGCAAAGAAGGCAAGAACATCCCACGGGAAAGAGCAAAGGAATACATCGCCGGCTACACGATATTCAATGATACCAGTGCTCGAGATATCCAGTTACAGGAGATGACGGTGCTCCTCGGCCCGGTCAAAGGGAAGGACTTCTGCAGCGTTATGGGACCTTGTCTGGTAACTCCAGATGAGGTGAACCCCAGCAACATGCGGATGATAGCCCGCATCAACGGTGAGGTATGGTCAGACAGCAATAGCGGCACCAGTTACTGGACCTGGCCTCAGATTATTGAGTTTGCCTCTATGGAGGAAACACTTTACCCCGGCGACTTTCTAGGCTCGGGAACTGTGGAGAGGGGCTGTGGTGGCGAGCTGAACAGATGGCTTCAGCCGGGGGATGTCATCGAGCTAGAGGTGGAAGGCATCGGCATCCTGAGAAATCGGGTGGGCGAGAAGCCGCCTAAGCGGACTTTTATCCGTTGACGCCTGCCTTGACAGCATTTGTGTACCAAGATACTCTTAAGCCAGCATAGAGATAAAGGATGTCAGACAGAGTTACCCAGAAAAGCACCCTTTTAATAAATGCTGATGCCTCCGAATGTGCTGGCTGCATGACCTGTATGTTGAGTTGTTCTTTCAGGCTTGATGGCACGTTTAATTTATCCGCCGCCCGGATTCAGGTTAAAAAGTCGGTCAATCAGCCCAACGAATTCGAGATAGCTTTCACCAAAGATTGTGACAGGTGCGGGGTGTGCGTTACCTATTGTCCATATGGTGCTTTAACTCGGCAAAGAGTTAGAAGGGCAGCGTAAAATGGGGCTCCACGGTTATGCTGGCAACATCCTCTATGTTGACCTAACCAATAGTAGTATAAGGAGAGAGCCGCTTGATGCTGAACTGGTTAGAACCTACATCGGCGGCGCTGGAATCAACAATAAGCTCGCTTACGACCTCATACCTCCAGATGTAGGGCCGTTTTCCTCTCAGAACGCAATAATCATAGGCACCGGTCCGTTTAACGGCACTATGATACCAGGCTCCTCAGAGGTGATGGTTATACATAAATCGCCTCTTAATGGTTCCTTTCCTCATACCAATGGTGGCGGCCATTTCAGTCACTTCCTAAAATCCTCTGGCTATGACCACCTTGTGATTACAGGGCGATCAGATAAGCCGGTGTACCTCAAAATCCATGATGAGGATGTGGAAATATGTGATGCCACTGACCTCTGGGGCATGGATGTCTTTGAAACCACGGACGAGCTGAGGCAAAGATATGAGCAGTGCAGTGTAATCCCAATTGGTCAGGCGGGGGAGAACCTGGTCAGTATCTCAGTGACCCAAATTGACAAAGGGGGTACCTTGGGTTCGGGCGGTCTTTGCGCGGTGATGGGTTCTAAAAAGCTTAAAGCTATAGTTGCTGTCCGGGGCACGAAGGGGATTACTGTAGCTGACCCCAAAAGGTTGCAGAAACTTGTCGACGAAATATTAACTCTAGTTAGAGGTTATCACCTGCGTGATGAGATGATGCAGGGCGGCGCCATGACCATGACGTCTGGCTGGGTGCCAGAGGGAACGCTGGCCAAGAACTCATCGGTGCTTATACCCTTCCCACCAAATGCGAAAGGAGTACAGGCAGAAATATACGAGCTTCATAAACGAAGCCGTAAGAAAATCGCCTGCATAACCTGTCCCATGTCCGATAAAGACCGCCTTGACCTATCTGAGCGTGGCATGGTGACATACGATACCGCAGTGTTTGCCGTCGGGGCGATAATGACAGCCTCTCCGGCATTCGGTCATCGGGCTGAAGGCTCCCCACTGGACAGATATGCAGATGCCTTGCACTTCTTTGACTTAACAAACCGCTATGGTATTGACAGAGTTTATAGCTTCCAAGGGCTCATTGACTTTGTGGTCACCTTGTACGAGGAGGGGATAATAACCAAAGAGGACACCGGCGGCATGGAATTGAACCGGGAATTTGGCACCCTTCTGAATTTAGCAAAGATGACTGCTTTCAGGGAGGGTTTTGGTGATATACTTGCCGATGGTGTCATCAGTGCTGCTCGTAGGCTTGGAAGAGGAGTAGAAAAA
Protein-coding regions in this window:
- a CDS encoding fumarylacetoacetate hydrolase family protein; amino-acid sequence: MKLVTFEVVTAVGPAQRIGAISQGKIIDLNMSYTCYLADKRGSHRAYEIASAVLPPDMTAFFRSGQEGREAAETAIDYVAKQRSKTPIMGPRGEKMVYEMVEVRLKAPVPRPNSLRDYITFEGHVTFSGLKQVDKAWYEMPVCYKGNPDTVIGPEETIPWPSYTDLLDYELEYGIYIGKEGKNIPRERAKEYIAGYTIFNDTSARDIQLQEMTVLLGPVKGKDFCSVMGPCLVTPDEVNPSNMRMIARINGEVWSDSNSGTSYWTWPQIIEFASMEETLYPGDFLGSGTVERGCGGELNRWLQPGDVIELEVEGIGILRNRVGEKPPKRTFIR